The Xenopus tropicalis strain Nigerian chromosome 1, UCB_Xtro_10.0, whole genome shotgun sequence DNA segment GCCTGTTATCTTCCATTTTTTGGTGGCCATTTTTGCAATGAGGTCAAGATAGgtgtccatccatccatctatgtATGGCTCATATATCCACAGAATGTTTTTTATTGTagccaataaaaaaatgttaagttGAGCTATATATGTACAATGAAACAAAGTAAATATTAAGACTATTTGTGGAATAGATTtaatgaaaattattattattatttttaataataaaggatTTCCAAAGAGccttggaggcccatttatcaaaattcaaaattGTGAATTTTTAATTTACCAAACTTGACTGTGTGCTTATTCATTAAAAACCTTGAATCTTGAAAATGTAATCATTTAAAATTCTCCtaggaaggagaaaaaaaataaaaaaataacttgaatcACAATAAGAAATTGTATTTCAATGGTTATATATCAACtccttgggggcagatttaatacataaaaactcacccatgttctgttctttcctatgggatttttagaagcgtatttatcaatgggtgaaagtttgaTAAAATACGCATTTGATAAAATacgcatttgataaatacgcttctaaaaatcccatgggaatgaacAGAATAtgggtttttatgtgttaaaatcTACACTGAACAATGTTAGGCATTAGATTATTCCCAAAGAGCTTTAGGAGGTAGAGACAACGGCAAGCTCTTGAGAAGCaaaaatatttactgtatgttttaaacttgtttaaataaacacaaaacttGCTGCTGTACTTTAAGGACAATGACATTCAGGGAAATGTGTAGCCAGTGTTAAAAAATCAGCACCACTGACTACAAATCTTCTAAAAATGCCTTGCCATAGTCAAACATTGGGATCACCACAAGTAGAAAATGGCTTAATCACAGAAAAAGGTGAAGGGAGGCAATGTCCTGCAGTTAAGCTAGATCACTCTGAGAAATATGTTTTACTCATGGCAATTCCAATGTTAGTCTATGTGAAGGCATTTTCAGGGAGATATGTAGCTAGCGGTACCAATTTTTTACCACTGGCTACAAATTTCCCAGTGTGTCATTGCcccaaaaagtacaaaaaaatgcttGTCATAATAAAGATCTAACTGATATTGCATAAAGTAATATAATATATGTTATTACAGGGGGGCGTCTGTAGAGGGAAGAGAGCGcggagtaggggtaggcagaagaggtaacaGTTCCGGCCCTGTTTTGGTTGCCACAGTTTTGGGATCAAGCAATATTTTATAGTCAGTTTCCCTATAGGTTCTAACAGAATTAGATATATGGAAATGTTTCAGTATCAGTCATCCTACTGaaattccaagaatatctaggacagcataTCAAAGTTCCACCAAATCTAATCCTAATTGACCTCAAGGCTATGTGCCAACAATTTGCAGGGGAGAACATAAGCATTTGTTCTAAGTACCAGCctaatggccttcaggctgcccCCCATTATACCATTTTAGTTTCCAGTGGGCAGCTACACAGTAAGTGAAACACTTACACATTATCACGTCATAGGCAATGTGACGAAATATAAACAATTAAATAAGCCCCAGTCTGGCGTAAGACAAGTATGTTCTGTTCATATTTATGATTAATTATTTTCCTAGATATGAAATATACACAAAAATCATCATCCCAAAACGTTACTCTCTCTGTTTGTACCACTGATGGGCTCCTTGACATGCCTTGGCCCAACTATGCCTGGATATTTAATACCGATAGTAAACTGTAGGTAAAAGTAAAAGTTGCCTGTCCAAAATCTTATTTTGAAACCAAGAGTATAATTACAATGTCTTCTGtaaaggctttccactagatgttggaacactGCTGTTGGCATTTGCTTCCATTTGGCCACAAGAGCATTAATGAGACTGGGCAAAGACACTTGTTGATCAGGACTAGCTTGAAGTCAGCTAGTTAAGTTTTTTCAGGCCCATCTTAGCAATCCAATTCTGTACCTCCCTTTATGCATAGGAGCATTATTGTGTTAAAACAAGACAGGCCTTCCACAAATTATTGCCAAAAAGTAGGGCAAAGTAGGAAGgatgaaaataaattaaatagcaCTAATACCAGAGTCTCTAGTCCAAAACACAAAAATAGCCCAAACTTTACAGTTTTGGGCAGTTGCTTTCTCCTGGAATATACCAAACTCACACTTGCCTCTCAGAATGACCCAGTACAATATAAAAtcgtagtacaggtataggacccattatccagaatgctcgggaccaagggtattccggataaggggtctttccgtaatttggatctccataccttaagtctactaaaaaatcaataaaacattaattaaacccaataggattgttttgcatccaataaggattatttatactttagttgggatcaattacaaggtactgttttattattacagagaaaaagggaatcagtttaaacattctgaattatttgattaaaatggagtctatgggagacaggctttccgtaattcggagctttctggataacgggtttccggataaggggtccgatacctgtatagtgtTCTTAATTTGTAAGTTTATATGGGTAAGTACAAGTCACTAATGCAGATAACATGTTTTCACTGCTCTGATGTCTCATGTCAGTAACCATTACACATCTCCAGCAGACAAGAAGGGAAGTAGTTACCATTATATTATCAGTGATACTTGGCTCATATGACAActaattttttctttgtaaaattaaATACTCTCTCCAACTATATCTCCcttgtgtatatacatacatatgagcCAAGTATAAACAAGAGATATAGTTGCAGAGTACTTTATTTTGACATGATAATTTGTCAAATGAGCCAACAATCCCTGATAATACAATGTTTGTATTAGCTGTGCCTAAATTATAAAGAGTGGTCTGAAGACTaatacacatacaaatatatgtacACAAAAACACAGTATTTAGTAAGTATAATATCTAGCTGCCTATTACAAGTAGTTGTGATCATAATGCCAGTTCTTTCATATatctaaagttaaaaaaaataacacacgTTGCTTTTATTAACTTGAAATGAAAGTGCACCAAAATTACATCTAAAAcacttatatataaactatatacatccATCAAGCTTTTTACACTACCATatagaaataaatacacacaataaAACATTGTAGCTATACTCAAGGCAATACAATAGTACTGATTACTGCAAGAGGTATTCAGTAATATGTACTACTTGCAATATACTAGTCTGAAATAtgcttatgtttttattttagagATGAAAGAGATGCTTTTGTTTAGCTGATGTGCCCCAAAAGTGGCATAAAGGTTTTAGAATCTAAAGATGCTTTAGCAAGCAAAGAGTTACCCTGTGGAATTtagaagggagaaaaaaaaaacggaTTCTGGTGCTTTGTCTCTCTTCCTGTCACTGAGTGTTATTCGAATAACTACTCTACCTAGAAGGTCCAATTTTCCAGATTCTCTCGTTTCAAATAATTCTGGGTGATGACAATGGAAGGCTGCTCCACATTCATTCTGCTTTATTCTCTGCACTTTCTAAATATAGGCTCCCAGGGCATTCATATACTACAAGAATCACAACTTCCTTATCATGGAGAGGAAGTTGGTTTGCTTTCAGAAAGTCTTCTTCAGTTTGGTTTTATGTTCAGCAAAGAAGTAAACTACACAAAGGAAAGTATTAAGAACATTTTTGAGCAGCTGGATAGTTTCAACATGTCCCTGGCAAAAATGTATACGCAGGTGAGACAGATAGCTAAAGCTGGAAAGAATCttaacaaaaaagcaaaaagccACATAAGCAATGGCACTATGTCCCAGCTTGTTGCTGAGCTGAGTGAAGAGCTCGCAAGAGTGCAGATACATGGAGCATCTTTGGAGAACAAGATCAAGCCATTGGAAAGAAGAATGCAAAAGGCTGTAAATATCAGAAAAAAGGACAATTCCCAGTCCAGTACTGCTGAGATTCTGGTAACTTGTGTGTTCTTTTATTTAAATTTCCCTTTGTTTCAGCAAATCCAAATCTCTTTGCTTTTTAGTGCTGTTTAAGAATGATTTATGACACTGCTATTCTGTACTCTTCATTTAAAAGTTTATGGCTTTGCATTATAGGCTAGAAAGCACTGGGCAGGAAAATCAGTGTTGTTCTTAATCCTAAACATTACAATGTGAATCATGTgtgctatttatttaaaaaaaaaaaaaactgcttgagATGTTCAGCAAAATGTAACCCCCCCACTTCCTTACAGTCCTTCCTTACAAGGCAACATATCCGAATAGAGGCACTTATGGCAGTTGTGGACATCCATCAAAAACGGATCAATACCCAAGAGACAAAAATTCAAAGATTACTGAGAAAGGTATGTTAAAAATTCtagcattaaaaaaattaaaaaactgagCATGCACTTGAAAACTCTAGTGCAATGGCTGGGTGTGGTGGAGTAGCCAGGAAGATTCCGACTGTGTGCTAGCAGTATGTAATTGGAATCATTTCGAGTGGTTAAATATAGCACAGCCTGACTGATATGAGTTACAATATTGTTTCTGAGTCCTCCCCAagaacaatttttattttgcgtgctgaaaaaaatggaattttaagcaactttacaatatactttattataCATCTCagaggttttaaagttatttgtaaatgtaattgagtTTAAAGAAGTATTTATTTACCTCTCTCTAGTTCTTTTGAAACAATGCAGTAGATGCCAGTTCTCTTAGTCTGTTAAtctgtttctgctacattgtttcaggagtcagagaaGGGAGTGCAGAGAATAAAATTTATTCCAACAGCAATAAAATTACAACAAACtttataaacagcaaaaattgtttaacatatattgatattgcttAGAATTCTATATGCAAAACCAGTTTTGGTGAGGCTTAGGAAGCATCAATATTACCATAGGGAGCAACAAACATCTCTTGTCTGGTATCAGATTttgtgagttgtagtttaacactgCTGGAGCCAATagcttataaaataatatatatttttaaaattattttattaccatGAACAAAAACATGAGTTAATGgcaatcctatttttttttatacagactagaccaagaaaaaacaaaagtaaagaaaAGAATAATGAAAGGGCTGGAGATGCAGTTTAAATTGTAGTCCACTAATAAACAACTATTGTAAGTATTCTGATGGAAGAGGAACAACAAACCTCCCATAGATTACTAGTGAACTTCTATACCCAGTATCCCATTACAGCATTAGATTCTCTTCCCCCAATTGTTTTTCATTGCACCACTAGGCAATGCATATGCTATCTGGCTgaactgaactgaataaaaaaacagaatgtaTTCTTCTTTGTTTAGTGTTCTCCTCTGCTTCACTGGGTACAAACCCACTGGGCTGCATAAGATCTATTCAAAGGAAGGCATTATAAGGTACCCCACAGGTAGCACATGGATACAGAGTATGAACATATTAATCAAGGCTGGGGCTCTACTTGGTATGGATTCTATAACAGAGAAGTCCATTTGCTATAATAGCCTATAGGTCATTTATCAGTTTTAATTGATttgttttttatcctttttattcaattttttttcatctaAACCCAAAAATGGGTTGATGTGAGCttactcagggtgcttctctgGGTACTTTTGCTAGTTAGGTTCCCGGACACTCTTGACCTTCTAAGAGAGCTGCTGCGCTAAAGGCCTGCCTAGCAATGTAAAATTGTCTATCTAAGATTTTAGAAAccggtaaaaaaaatatttttaaattcatggTGCAAGGCTTTTTGGAGCAGGTCATGAAATGTATTGTCTAAAGTCCAATTtagtataatatatagatagCTAAATACAGAAGAACCATACAGCAATAAATACCAGGGCCTTTGCTCCAAAGAaaagatttttacatttattggctAGAAGTAAATAATGTGTTATGAATGAATTCATTGTTTGCTGTTATTGGTCCCTTAAGTGGTCTACATAGTGTTgaccatatcaaccaatcatatctttgcttttgtcTCCGAAAATCTAGGTGATAATTCAAATCCACttgcggattggttgctatgggcaacataactGGTTATGTTagcttacacagtataataaatatgccatacACCGAATTATCTCATAGGTAACCAATTTATTAGCCTGTAGGCCAATGAGACGGCTATTGTAtaatgtggccatacatatgTAAGGCCACATTCTAGTGTTTCACCATGTTTGGGCTGATATCTGCTTTTATTTCCCCATCTGTTTGGCGGTTTGGTCTAGATTGGAAAACTGCTTAACCAAATCTGcaaatgtatggccagcattcAGCTGTTCTGTTAATGACCAGTGCAATGATTATGGCTACAATCAAGaacacttttttctttctttcttacagGAAATCCTGTAGAACAGTCGGCAAACTGACAGCTGTATTTGCCTCTTTCATGTATTTTCCTGATTGCCTCTCCATGACACTATTTTTAATGTATTGATATCAATCACCCAAGTGTTTTTCCATATAAAATATGATTATGCATTAGTGTTTAGAATAACTGCTTATTGATATTCCAGAAATAGGGGAACCATAAATATGCACCAATCTACCCATTTCCCATGCCTAAAACAAGTCCCTGATGCCCCCAATTGCTTTCCCCTCATCCTTCTGTCTCCTGCTCTCTCTTTTAAATCTCTTTTCTCCATTCTACACCATTGCTTGTAATTGCTGCTGTAGctcttttatttcacattttagaATATTAACATGTGGTTAAGAAACAGCCGCAGAGCATACCTAGTATGCAAATTCAGAAGTAGTCACTGCAAAGATAAAAACCTCACGTACATATACAGAACTTATATTATTACTGATGTAATGTTGCAGATATCAGCAACAAGAATTGCAAGAATTCTACATTGAACTATATGTAGTAAATATATTTTCGCTTATACCTGTCATGTTGTACTTGTGTTCATTTTTGCAACTTAAACTGTGTATTATGTAGACCTGCctccatttattttgtatatatttagatTATTCAACATTGTTCTATTCAGCAGGACAATAAAATTGTTAGCTTTCTGCAAGATGAATAGGACAGAACTTGCAACATAATAAATTGTGTATATTTGTCTATAATTTATAATTAACAGAGAGTTCTTTGTACATTATCCCAAGCAGGGTTGATCCCATGAGGCATGAGAATTGTTATATTTAGGAgctaaatttcatttttttagactGGAAATGTGTCTCTTGTTCAACTGCATTCTCTTCACAAGTGTTTACCCCTGACCCAAGAGGCTGCAGGCTGGACAGAAGCACCCTAAATCATCCTACATGCCACATGTACACTTTTCTATATCGTACATCACTTAaaatggttgttcacctttgagttaacttttcgtatgatgtagagagtgttattctgagacaatttgcaattggtcttcattttttatttgtagtttttttagttatttcattttcagttcagaagctctacagtttggagtttcagcagctatttggtttctagggtccacgTTACCTTACCAATCAGGGAGTGGTTCGGATGAGAGACtggtgtatgaataggagagggactaaatagaaagataaggaataaaaagtaacaatataaataaaactggagcctcacagagcaaaagaatttggctgccggggtcagtgacccccatttaaagacTGCAAACAGTTGaagaaagaaggcaaataattcaaaaactataacaaataaataaggaagaccaattgaaaagttgcttaaaattggccattctataacacactaaatgttaccttaaaggtgaactgccctttTAAATCCCAGCTGCAATTTCCCTGCTGTTACACCctcacactttggggcagatttattaagtggTGTAAAAAACGATGACAATATTTACCACACATAATCAGGCTTTAccatgtaaaaaatggcataCTTTTTTACATGTGTTATCTTAGAGCAACTTCCTCCAGAACTTACACAAGGTCTGGCACAAAATAACAGGGTCAAATCTGCCATTCGGACAGCGTAAAATAAGACACATCTTGATaactttgccatttattttacaaagctttttacACTGTATATTTCTGTGAATTCTATTTTATACAACATCATAAATAGGCCGCTTTGATACacgtatggaacctgttatccagaatgctcaggaccaggggttttccggataagggatttttctgtaatttggggctccaaagtctactaaaaattcctgcaagcatttaataaacccaacatacctgtattacatacaAAAGAGTAACCATCTCGCTCCATCTTACAACACCATCCTGGgttttattataatgtttgttTATCTGCTTATCCTAATTTATATGCTCTCTTATTTCTAGTAGAAACCAAAAACTGAGTGTGCATTATGTGCACATCTACAGggcacatttcatttttttatcaaCCCGTTTATACTACCAAATTAACTGAAGGTTTAAATCTGTAATCTTATCACTGAGGAATATAACTGCTAAAAAGCATTATAACTTAATGTTACAACTTTGCTGTTTGCTAACTGTGAAACTATTTCACTAAGACACCCCAATATGTTACCGAAGTctgttattaattattttattcaatGAGTTTGTAGACAGGAGGGGGAAATGCTTCCCTTCCAACTAGGGCAAAGTGCACATTCAGCTGTGATTTAACTGGTCACTTTGATCTAGACTAAGCAGAACGCAgaataacaaaaaacaataacAGTGAATGCAAGGACCTTTAGCCTACATAGATTAATTGTCCATTTGTTAGGAAAGTTCATTCTAATCTCCCCACCAGTAGCAGATTTCTATGAAAGGCTTTTATTGGGTACCACATGGTAATGTTAGGGAGATGCAAAACATGCATATGAATGGCAGGCACGGGAAgagtttttttttgctctttagtATAATAAGACAAAACACAATTAAGCCTTTGTATGACAGAATAAATTAGTGCATGGTACATAATGTGAGCTAATGTGTctagtaagtttttttttaaataggataTAAAAAGATCAGTTATAAAAtctcttattttatttatattccatgGTGCTATTACTGAGATTATGCAGACCGCCCTCCCAGTTAATGAACTACATGTTACAACAACAGTGTTGATTATTCGAAGTAGCTATTCATTTAGAGCTGGTCGACATTGCAGAGCAATATGATTGCTCCCCCATGGTTATAGAGGCCTAACaggccgggactggcaatctgtgaattctgtaaaatgccagaggggctgctgtaagatgccacagtcagtcactattttttgggccgtctgtttgggcctttgtgtacttgaaattagTTTATATCAGTTGTTCCAAAACTGTGCATCTGTCCCCTAAGCTTGGGGACCCTGCGTGATGGCCAGTTTGAAGGTCAATTAGAGTGATATTTAGGAGATGAACACTTCTTTACTCCACCTATTTACATGATAGTATTCTGTTTAAGGT contains these protein-coding regions:
- the LOC100486380 gene encoding uncharacterized protein LOC100486380, which produces MTMEGCSTFILLYSLHFLNIGSQGIHILQESQLPYHGEEVGLLSESLLQFGFMFSKEVNYTKESIKNIFEQLDSFNMSLAKMYTQVRQIAKAGKNLNKKAKSHISNGTMSQLVAELSEELARVQIHGASLENKIKPLERRMQKAVNIRKKDNSQSSTAEILSFLTRQHIRIEALMAVVDIHQKRINTQETKIQRLLRKTRPRKNKSKEKNNERAGDAV